Proteins encoded in a region of the Salmo trutta chromosome 34, fSalTru1.1, whole genome shotgun sequence genome:
- the LOC115173183 gene encoding phosphatase and actin regulator 4A, translated as MGQNASNAETVPQQHQPQPAQHSTADDEVDLQQSTTGSEGGNSSGGTPPSKRKGKFSSFGNMFKPWKWRKKKSSETFLETSIVLERKISVRRPRQELIDRGVLKELPENEGNDVNHSKGPVVKNGQPVPMDVDQVSKSGIKVSRGEAGPGLNPTWLPQGEDPRRGSVPSDDPRSRSRVPSDASRSNRAPLDVDSHARLSAIDLERRSRVPSDVSERRGGSLPRGPAPEERRQRKEDKEDKREERRDGKEDKREERRDGKEDKREEREDKREERRDPRDEREERERKDRWEREVRDRENRREREESDNREKRDRREERERRDRDDREVEKEDKEKRGEKYDRREGNERRDDREKRDDRRDVKRDDREKRDDRRDDRERKDDRYKIIICEKSDERRDDRDRRDDGEKRGEERDRRSPPPRAAKPETLLRPIEEGHPVVRLHSEMELRQSLQKTSSEDLRSRVRPASEAYRGSTLPRYMPSEETKVGETRGRAESTGVRFAPGHTPDPDSIHDSSRREPPPTKQAMLPPKSHPTITTSTEPVRTSTPPSSSTSPAVAVAKPTRTVSLVISDDPPSTHSNPIPPVRSIQVTPSSTTGELATPPPVPPHAKQPPVPPPKPTNRNSNPALLVSTLNRASRVQGPLPHHYCTSWRRQGELGLYLSLPTYLHRRRAEQACSAELSQAGSGIIVVPAPTRRSPPTPPKRMTPVTKHHSGDPSPEPETSGPSGSVPVPIPTVSVPPSTDRDDTRDTLRAVGFQLPTSDPAPAPRPLSHIPTSTPSSHPHLPLPNPASAPLPVPLPFPQKDPPSPTTEPPSHPPASVPAIPLHILIQRALCSPSPAQANPDGSQRAHSMLFESPPEFLTEPGGRRSLPVTIEPLRLPEDDDFDMEEELEKLHPRRMLPPRQPELEPRSRRGLVVDPRVSVIPEGRGPGDSSEEDEETDSDGPILYRDDDEDEDDDPPSALASRVTRKDTLALKLERQQERDEREGGQVQDGVGWQSREQWEALKNKIGTTLNRRLSQRPTAEELEQRNILPARNEADIRAERSEIKRRLTRKLSQRPTIAELQARKILRFHEYVECTTTQDYDRRADKPWTKLTPSDKAAIRKELNEFKSSEMEVHEESRIYTRFHRP; from the exons ATGGGACAGAATGCAAGCAACGCTGAGACAGTGCCCCAGCAACACCAACCGCAACCTGCTCAACACAGCACCG CAGATGATGAGGTGGACTTGCAGCAGAGTACGACAGGGAGTGAGGGGGGGAACTCATCAGGCGGAACCCCTCCCTCCAAACGCAAGGGCAAGTTCTCCAGCTTCGGGAATATGTTCAAGCCCTGGaagtggaggaagaagaagagcagTGAGACGTTTCTGGAAACCTCAATAG TGTTGGAGAGGAAGATCTCAGTAAGGAGACCTCGTCAGGAGCTGATCGACAGAGGAGTGCTGAAAGAACTCCCAGAGAATG AGGGCAACGATGTGAACCATTCCAAAGGTCCGGTGGTGAAGAATGGCCAGCCAGTACCTATGGATGTTGACCAGGTCTCAAAGTCAGGGATCAAGGTGTCCCGGGGGGAGGCAGGCCCAGGGCTCAACCCCACCTGGCTACCCCAGGGAGAGGACCCACGGCGGGGCAGCGTCCCTTCAGACGACCCCCGGAGCAGGAGCCGGGTGCCCTCTGACGCCTCGCGCTCCAACCGAGCCCCACTGGACGTAGACTCACATGCCAGGCTATCGGCCATAGATCTGGAGAGACGGAGTAGAGTGCCGTCTGAcgtgtcagagaggagaggagggtcacTACCGAGGGGACCTGCTCCGGAGGAGAGGAGGCAACGGAAAGAGGATAAagaggacaagagagaggagaggagagacgggaaagaggacaagagagaggagaggagagacgggaaAGAGGAcaagcgagaggagagg gaggacaagagagaggagaggagagatcctcgtgatgagagggaggagagagaaagaaaggatcggtgggagagggaggtgagagacagggagaatcGACGGGAGAGGGAGGAAAGCGACAACAGGGAAAAGAGAGaccggagagaggagagggaaaggagggacaGAGATGATcgagaggtggagaaggaggacaaggagaagagaggagaaaaataTGACAGAAGAGAGGGAAACGAGAGAAGAGATGATCGTGAGAAAAGAGATGACAGGAGAGACGTGAAGAGAGATGATCGAGAGAAGAGGGATGACAGGAGAGATGACCGGGAAAGAAAAGACGACCGGTACAAGATAATAATTTGTGAAAAGTCAGACGAAAGGAGAGATGATCGTGATCGCAGAGATGATGGGGaaaaaagaggggaggagagggataggaGGAGTCCTCCTCCTAGGGCTGCTAAACCAGAGACCCTCTTGAGACCTATAGAAGAGGGTCATCCTGTGGTCAGACTTCACTCTGAGATGGAGCTAAGGCAGAGTCTCCAGAAGACCTCCTCAGAGGACCTCCGTAGCAGGGTCCGCCCTGCCTCTGAGGCTTACCGCGGGAGCACCCTGCCCAGGTACATGCCATCTGAGGAGACCAAAGTAGGGGAGACCCGCGGACGAGCAG AGTCCACTGGTGTCCGCTTCGCCCCTGGCCACACCCCAGATCCTGACTCCATCCATGACTCCTCCCGTAGAGAGCCGCCTCCTACCAAACAGGCCATGCTCCCTCCTAAGAGCCACCCCACTATCACCACCTCCACGGAGCCTGTCCGGACctccaccccaccctcctcctctacctcccctgctGTAGCGGTGGCCAAGCCCACCAGGACTGTCTCCCTGGTCATCAGTGATGACCCTCCTTCCACCCACTCCAACCCTATCCCCCCTGTACGGTCCATCCAGGTAACCCCCTCCTCCACCACGGGGGAATTGGCCACTCCTCCCCCCGTACCCCCCCATGCCAAGCAGCCACCTGTACCCCCACCCAAACCCACCAACCGCAACAGCAACCCTGCTCTGCTTG TGTCCACATTGAACAGGGCCTCCAGGGTCCAAGGTCCCCTTCCTCATCACTACTGTACGAGCTGGAGAAGGCAGGGGGAGCTGGGCCTGTACCTTTCCCTGCCCACCTACCTCCACCGCCGACGGGCTGAACAAGCCTGCTCAG CGGAGCTCTCTCAGGCTGGCAGTGGTATCATCGTTGTTCCTGCCCCCACCAGGCGCTCTCCTCCCACTCCGCCCAAGAGGATGACCCCCGTCACCAAGCACCACTCTGGCGACCCGTCCCCTGAGCCAGAGACCTCGGGCCCCTCTGGTTCTGTCCCTGTCCCCATACCTACTGTCTCCGTACCCCCCAGCACAGACCGAGACGACACCAGGGACACCCTCAGGGCAGTAGGGTTCCAACTACCCACCTCTGACCCTGCACCAGCACCCCGACCTCTGTCCCATATACCCACGTCCACTCCCAGTTCCCACCCCCACTTACCGCTCCCCAACCCTGCCTCCGCCCCCCTCCCGGTCCCACTCCCCTTCCCTCAGAAGGACCCTCCCAGCCCCACCACCGAGCCGCCCAGCCACcccccagcctcagtcccagccaTCCCCCTTCACATCCTGATCCAGCGGGCCCTGTGCTCCCCCAGCCCGGCTCAGGCTAACCCAGATGGGTCCCAGAGAGCCCACTCCATGCTGTTTGAGTCCCCCCCAGAGTTCCTCACTGAGCCTGGAGGCCGACGCTCCCTACCCGTCACCATAGAACCCCTCAGACT acctgaGGATGATGACTTTGACATGGAGGAGGAGTTGGAGAAGCTTCATCCCAGACGGATGCTGCCCCCCAGGCAGCCTGAGCTGGAGCCCAGGAGCAGGAGGGGTCTGGTGGTTGATCCCAGGGTCAGTGTAATCCCAGAGGGCCGGGGGCCCGGAGACAGCagtgaggaggatgaggagacagACTCTGACGGGCCCATCCTCTACAGAGATGACGATGAAGACGAGGACGATGATCCACCAA GTGCCTTGGCCAGCCGCGTGACAAGGAAGGACACCCTGGCTCTGAAGCtggagagacagcaggagagagatgAGCGGGAGGGAGGACAGGTACAAGACGGAGTCGGCTGGCAGAGCAGGGAGCAGTGGGAGGCACTCAAGAACAAGATCGGTACCACGCTCAACAG GAGGTTGAGTCAGAGACCCACAGCAGAGGAGTTGGAGCAGAGAAACATCCTTCCAG CCAGGAATGAAGCTGATATCAGGGCAGAGCGGAGCGAGATCAAACGCAGACTCACCAGAAAG CTGTCCCAGAGGCCCACCATAGCAGAGCTTCAGGCCAGGAAGATCCTGCGTTTCCATGAGTATGTAGAGTGTACCACGACTCAAGACTACGACCGCCGTGCAGACAAACCTTGGACCAAGCTCACTCCCTCCGACAAG